The Huiozyma naganishii CBS 8797 chromosome 6, complete genome genome includes a window with the following:
- the MOH1 gene encoding Moh1p (similar to Saccharomyces cerevisiae MOH1 (YBL049W); ancestral locus Anc_7.492) has product MGIHLTSYIDPPSCWQRLSRKSCLAANRARESDDRHVTLLAPPGRRLRRRPRNLTLEKFVTYGCKCCRTHLSSSLQIISRDYHGRTGDAYLISHVCNVAEDKVEMRSMLTGDYLVCDIVCNLCKSLVGWKYLESERAEQKYKEGKYILELETICKCT; this is encoded by the coding sequence ATGGGCATCCACCTGACTTCATACATAGACCCACCGTCGTGCTGGCAACGACTGTCCCGGAAATCGTGCCTCGCGGCAAACAGGGCGAGGGAATCAGACGACAGACACGTTACGTTGCTCGCACCTCCTGGTAGAAGACTCCGGCGAAGACCCAGGAACTTGACGCTCGAGAAGTTTGTCACGTACGGGTGCAAGTGTTGTAGGACTCacttgtcgtcgtcgctcCAGATCATATCAAGGGACTACCATGGCAGAACAGGGGATGCGTACCTCATCAGCCATGTGTGCAACGTCGCAGAGGATAAAGTAGAAATGAGGTCCATGCTCACTGGGGATTACCTCGTCTGCGATATCGTGTGCAACCTGTGCAAGAGTCTCGTTGGGTGGAAGTACCTGGAGAGCGAGAGAGCGGAACAAAAATACAAAGAGGGCAAGTACATACTTGAACTCGAAACGATATGCAAGTGCACTTAA